In a genomic window of Telopea speciosissima isolate NSW1024214 ecotype Mountain lineage chromosome 5, Tspe_v1, whole genome shotgun sequence:
- the LOC122662298 gene encoding transport and Golgi organization 2 homolog, translating to MCIVLFVWQSHPHYEFLLLLNRDEYHNRPTKPVSWWEDTEILGGRDEIAGGTWLACTREGRLAFLTNVLELHPHPEAKSRGDLTVRFLQSRKSPMEFAKEVVKEADQYNGFNLVLADLSSKTMVCVSNRPKGQPASIEVVSPGIHVLSNARLDSPWHKAERLSENFKQLIGKNGKGEVPVKQMVEELMTDTVKADESRLPHICSTEWELKLSSVFVKVDTPLGCYGTRSTAALSLTANGEVSFYEKYLENEAWKEHTINFQIKNPEN from the exons ATGTgtattgttttgtttgtttggcaATCTCATCCACACTATGAATTCCTTCTCTTGCTCAATAGAGATGAGTATCACAACAG GCCTACAAAGCCGGTGTCATGGTGGGAAGATACTGAAATATTAGGTGGAAGGGATGAGATTGCAGGGGGTACATGGTTGGCTTGTACAAGAGAAGGAAGGTTGGCCTTCCTGACTAATGTTTTGGAACTTCACCCCCACCCGGAGGCTAAGAGCCGAGGGGACCTAACTGTGCGTTTCTTGCAG AGCAGGAAAAGTCCAATGGAGTTTGCAAAAGAAGTGGTAAAGGAAGCAGATCAGTATAATGGATTCAACCTGGTTTTAGCAGATCTTTCTTCCAAAACCATGGTTTGTGTTTCTAACAGACCAAAAGGGCAGCCTGCTTCCATTGAAGTGGTTTCTCCAGGTATTCATGTGCTTTCAAATGCAAGGCTAGACTCCCCCTGGCACAAG GCTGAGCGTTTGAGTGAGAATTTCAAGCAACTAATTGGAAAAAATGGCAAAGGAGAAGTTCCTGTAAAACAGATGGTTGAAGAATTGATGACAGATACAGTTAAAGCAGATGAAAGCAGGTTACCTCACATTTGTTCTACCGAATGGGAATTAAAGTTGAGTTCTGTATTTGTGAAAGTAGACACTCCACTG GGGTGTTATGGCACTAGAAGCACTGCTGCATTGTCTCTGACAGCAAATGGAGAAGTAAGCTTTTACGAAAAGTATCTTGAGAATGAAGCCTGGAAGGAGCACACCATCAATTTTCAAATAAAGAACCCAGAGAACTAG
- the LOC122661970 gene encoding heterogeneous nuclear ribonucleoprotein H: protein MYGSRGAMLGSGGVSDGYEVGSKRQRMIESNPYFAVSSAAGSFQPYSYGGGFHPTFPVVRLRGLPFNCTDIDIFKFFAGLEIVDVLLVNKSGRFSGEAFVIFSGPVQAEFALQRDRQNMGRRYVEVFRCKKQDYYNAVAAEVNYEGIYDNDYHGSPPPSRAKRSVDKDQLEYTEILKLRGLPFSVTKAEIVDFFGDIGVTEERIHIACRPDGKATGEAYVEFGSAEEAKKAMCKDKMTIGSRYVELFPSSADEARRAESRSRQ, encoded by the coding sequence GGCAATGTTGGGAAGCGGGGGGGTTTCGGACGGGTACGAGGTCGGCTCAAAGAGACAGAGAATGATCGAATCAAATCCCTACTTCGCAGTGAGCAGTGCTGCCGGAAGCTTCCAGCCTTACAGCTACGGTGGTGGGTTCCACCCAACGTTCCCTGTGGTCCGTCTCAGAGGTCTCCCTTTCAACTGTACCGACATCGACATCTTCAAGTTTTTTGCGGGTTTGGAAATTGTGGATGTACTGCTGGTTAACAAGAGTGGGCGTTTCTCTGGAGAGGCATTCGTCATCTTTTCTGGCCCCGTGCAAGCTGAGTTTGCTCTACAGAGGGATCGCCAGAACATGGGGCGCCGTTATGTGGAAGTCTTTAGGTGCAAGAAGCAAGATTACTACAATGCTGTAGCTGCTGAGGTAAACTATGAAGGCATTTATGACAACGATTACCATGGTAGCCCACCTCCCTCTCGTGCAAAGAGGTCTGTTGACAAGGACCAGTTGGAGTACACTGAAATCCTAAAGCTCAGAGGCCTCCCATTCTCTGTGACCAAAGCTGAGATTGTGGACTTCTTTGGCGACATAGGGGTGACAGAAGAGAGGATACACATCGCATGCAGGCCAGATGGTAAAGCAACCGGTGAGGCATATGTGGAGTTTGGTTCAGCTGAAGAGGCTAAGAAAGCAATGTGCAAGGACAAGATGACAATTGGGTCGCGGTATGTGGAGTTGTTTCCTTCATCAGCAGATGAGGCCAGGCGAGCTGAGTCAAGGTCAAGGCAATAA